Proteins co-encoded in one Chitinophagales bacterium genomic window:
- the cmoA gene encoding carboxy-S-adenosyl-L-methionine synthase CmoA, with translation MEKDKIFDKEYSAIGDFKFGDSVVSVFDDMVTRSVPFYLEMQRMMTEMVRDFAAEDSNIYDLGCSTGTTLINLDRVIAPTVQIIGLDNSPEMLEKCHNNFKTAGITRPFKLEYADLNKGVEMENASVAILCLTLQFVRPLYRERLIADIYRQLNPNGCLIIIEKVLGEDSLFNRLFIKYYYDMKKRHDYSEMEISQKREALENVLIPYKLNENIEMIKNHGFRYCETFFKWYNFSGLIAVK, from the coding sequence ATGGAAAAAGATAAAATCTTCGACAAAGAATATTCGGCAATAGGCGATTTTAAATTTGGAGACTCGGTCGTATCTGTTTTTGATGATATGGTGACTCGTTCAGTTCCATTTTACCTCGAAATGCAGCGAATGATGACCGAAATGGTCAGAGATTTTGCTGCGGAAGACTCCAATATCTATGATTTGGGCTGTTCGACTGGCACAACGCTCATCAATTTAGATAGGGTAATTGCACCAACTGTACAAATAATTGGTCTGGACAATTCTCCTGAGATGCTCGAAAAATGCCACAACAACTTCAAAACGGCAGGTATTACTCGCCCCTTCAAATTGGAGTATGCAGATTTGAACAAGGGTGTAGAAATGGAAAACGCATCGGTTGCCATATTGTGCCTTACCCTTCAATTTGTCCGTCCACTGTATCGTGAGCGATTGATTGCAGACATTTACCGTCAATTGAATCCAAACGGCTGCTTGATTATCATTGAAAAAGTATTGGGAGAAGATTCGCTTTTCAATCGTTTGTTTATCAAATATTACTACGATATGAAAAAGCGACACGACTATAGCGAGATGGAGATTTCGCAAAAAAGAGAAGCCCTCGAAAATGTGCTCATTCCGTACAAACTCAATGAAAATATTGAGATGATCAAAAATCACGGCTTCCGATATTGCGAAACTTTCTTTAAGTGGTACAATTTCAGCGGATTGATTGCAGTGAAATAG
- the leuC gene encoding 3-isopropylmalate dehydratase large subunit: MSQKTLFDKIWDAHIVKSIEGGPDVLYIDCHFIHEVTSPQAFAGLDKRGITVARPKQTVATADHNVPTLNQHLPIKDMLSRFQVDTLTENCKKHGVELYGLDHPYQGIVHVIGPELGVTQPGMTIVCGDSHTSTHGAFGNIAFGIGTSEVEMVLATQCIMQGKPKRMRINIEGELEKGVVSKDIVLYILSKITASGATGYFIEFAGSAIRSLSMEARMTICNMSIEMGARGGMIAPDETTFAYIKGREFAPQGADFDKAVEHWENLYSDEDAVFDKEYYFDAADIEPMVTYGTNPGMGIKITENVPSLQQIDSESHISFKKSLVYMDLQPDESLLGKEVNYVFIGSCTNSRIEDLRMVADIVQGRQKADNVYAFIVPGSKQVEAQAKEEGLDKIFEAAGFELRQAGCSACLGMNEDKIPKGEYCVSTSNRNFEGRQGPGARTILASPLTAAATAIRGKITDVRELLKVNA; this comes from the coding sequence ATGTCGCAAAAAACACTATTCGATAAAATATGGGATGCCCACATAGTTAAGTCCATTGAAGGTGGCCCCGATGTATTGTATATTGATTGCCATTTCATTCACGAAGTTACCAGCCCACAAGCCTTTGCAGGTTTGGATAAGCGAGGCATCACCGTAGCCCGACCCAAACAAACAGTCGCAACGGCAGATCACAACGTTCCGACCCTCAATCAGCACCTTCCTATCAAAGATATGCTTTCCCGTTTTCAAGTCGATACCTTGACTGAAAACTGCAAAAAACATGGCGTAGAACTCTACGGTTTAGACCATCCTTATCAAGGGATTGTGCATGTGATTGGGCCTGAATTGGGAGTCACTCAACCTGGCATGACCATCGTTTGTGGTGATAGTCATACTTCTACGCATGGTGCATTCGGAAACATTGCTTTTGGTATTGGTACGAGTGAGGTTGAAATGGTTTTGGCCACACAGTGCATCATGCAGGGCAAGCCCAAACGAATGAGAATCAACATTGAAGGAGAATTGGAGAAGGGTGTGGTGTCCAAAGATATTGTACTGTATATTCTCTCCAAAATCACTGCAAGCGGTGCAACGGGGTATTTCATAGAGTTTGCAGGTTCTGCAATTCGCTCCCTTTCGATGGAAGCCCGCATGACTATCTGCAATATGAGCATCGAAATGGGCGCAAGGGGTGGCATGATTGCACCAGATGAAACCACTTTTGCTTATATCAAAGGAAGGGAATTTGCACCACAAGGTGCTGATTTTGACAAGGCTGTGGAGCATTGGGAAAACCTGTATTCCGACGAGGATGCGGTTTTTGATAAGGAATACTATTTTGATGCAGCAGACATTGAACCAATGGTGACATATGGAACAAACCCAGGGATGGGTATCAAAATCACCGAAAATGTTCCTTCGCTTCAACAAATAGATTCTGAAAGCCATATTTCCTTCAAAAAGTCGTTGGTTTATATGGATTTGCAGCCCGATGAATCGCTTTTGGGCAAGGAGGTGAACTATGTTTTTATTGGCAGTTGCACCAACTCTCGCATTGAAGACCTACGAATGGTCGCGGATATTGTCCAAGGTCGCCAAAAAGCAGACAATGTGTATGCTTTCATCGTTCCTGGCTCTAAACAAGTGGAAGCTCAAGCGAAAGAGGAAGGTTTAGACAAGATTTTTGAAGCAGCAGGTTTTGAATTGCGGCAAGCAGGTTGCTCGGCTTGTTTGGGAATGAATGAAGACAAGATTCCGAAAGGAGAATATTGTGTATCAACGTCTAACCGCAATTTTGAAGGTCGGCAAGGGCCTGGCGCAAGAACTATTTTGGCGAGTCCTTTGACGGCGGCGGCTACTGCAATTCGTGGAAAAATCACGGATGTGAGAGAGTTGTTGAAGGTCAATGCCTAA
- the leuD gene encoding 3-isopropylmalate dehydratase small subunit translates to MQKFHTIVSSFVPIAIEDVDTDQIIPARFLKATTREGFGNNLFRDWRFDNQNNPKPDFPLNQEQYSGAILVGGKNFGCGSSREHAAWAIADYGFKVVVSSFFADIFKNNALNNGLLPVQVSDAFLQKLFAAVEKDSDAKVRVDLEAQEIELLETGDTERFDISAYKKECLLNGFDDIDYLLNSRAEIEAFEESLS, encoded by the coding sequence ATGCAAAAATTTCATACAATTGTATCTTCTTTTGTGCCAATAGCCATTGAAGATGTTGACACCGACCAAATCATTCCTGCACGCTTCTTGAAAGCAACGACTCGTGAAGGTTTTGGCAACAACTTGTTCCGTGATTGGCGGTTTGACAATCAAAACAACCCCAAACCTGACTTTCCATTGAATCAAGAGCAATACAGTGGTGCAATATTGGTGGGCGGCAAAAACTTTGGCTGCGGATCGAGTCGAGAACACGCTGCATGGGCGATTGCAGATTATGGCTTCAAAGTGGTGGTTTCCAGCTTTTTTGCCGATATTTTCAAAAACAATGCACTCAACAATGGCTTGCTTCCTGTGCAGGTTTCCGATGCTTTTCTGCAAAAATTGTTTGCAGCAGTAGAGAAAGACTCCGATGCGAAAGTTCGGGTAGATTTAGAAGCACAAGAGATTGAACTCTTAGAAACAGGTGATACCGAACGATTTGACATCAGTGCCTACAAAAAGGAATGTTTGCTGAACGGTTTTGATGACATTGATTATTTATTGAATAGTCGGGCAGAAATTGAAGCTTTTGAAGAATCTTTGAGTTGA